One genomic segment of Vespa velutina chromosome 10, iVesVel2.1, whole genome shotgun sequence includes these proteins:
- the LOC124951964 gene encoding transcription initiation factor TFIID subunit 1 isoform X2, with product MMKPSYYYQWKIRNKLVKPEKLVKMVIWDQKWQIGDLVLHSYDKSDQQDNKVSNDQFSDDAFLMVSQLHWEDDVVWNGDDIKHKVTQKLNSKNNAAGWVPSSVNRTAQAFSQPGKGGTVPVAPNVRLATSQITTPLHMQSQKAKVNMNKGNQQQQQREENYDDTWYSIFPVENEELVYGLWEEEVIWDPENMKKIPKPKILTLDPNDENIVLGIPDDIDPALLHKDNGPQPKVKIPHPHVKKSKLLLGKAGVINVLEEDTPPPPPKSPDRDPFNISNDTYYMPRSSETTLRLKVGGGNLIQHSTPVVELRAPFVQTHMGPMRLRNFHRPPLRRFSHGPLALPDPHSVLPLIKHIKKKAKQREQERIASGGGDVFFMRTPEDLTGRDGEIVLIEFSEEHPPLMNQVGMCSKVKNYYKRKAGKDQGPQKYKYGETAYAHTSPFLGILTPGQSIQAVENNMYRAPIYEHKIPETDFLIIRTRQQYYIREMDALFVAGQECPLYEVPGPNSKRANNFVRDFLQVFIYRLFWKSRDTPRRIKMDDIKRAFPSHSESSIRKRLKLCADFKRTGMDSNWWVIKPDFRLPTEEEIRAMVSPEQCCAYFSMIAAEQRLKDAGYGEKFLFTPQDDDDEEMQLKMDDEVKVAPWNTTRAYIQAMKGKCLLQLAGPADPTGCGEGFSYVRVPNKPTISKEEQEAQPKRTVTGTDADLRRLSLNNAKALLRKFGVPEEEIKKLSRWEVIDVVRTLSTEKAKAGEEGMTKFSRGNRFSIAEHQERYKEECQRIFDLQNRVLSSNEVLSTDEGESSEEDSSDIEEMGKNIENMLSNKKTSTQLSLEREEQQRHALRKMMIDEVQEQDKKPKEKKRDDEEDNNPVNNFGTQQGRLLKIYRTFRNHEGKEFTRVELVRKPAVIDTYLKIRNSKDETFIKQFATLDEAQKEEMKREKRRIQEQLRRIKRNQERERMQGGSIGTSNTINPMFDRSGTNTPTTTSSTSILPFCNYQSTSPASKHPKPEISPSKRKKPKLKPDLKLKCGACGNVGHMRTNKACPLYQNNVTTAPVNVAMTEEQEEEIEKQLNTDDQDLVNVDGTKVKLSSKLIKHAEEMKRRTLLLKVPKEAVNSKKRRRATGDDHCDYLKRQQRPANRRRTDPVVVMSTMLESILNEMRDLPDVQPFLFPVNPKAVPDYHKIIQRPMDLQTIRENLRLKKYQSREEFLADVNQIVENSTLYNGPKSSLTVAAKRMLETCVDRLGEKEDRLMRLEKAINPLLDDNDQVALTFILDSVVNNKLKSMTEAWPFLKPVNKKLVKDYYNVIKRPMDLETISKKVSAHKYHNRHEFVRDIEQILENCTIYNGKESPYTHKAELLVKVCKETLDEYDEHLTQLENNILLVQKRAMEQADIDSSWLGPDEENYTIVEPEFRGSQTSSPENPFGKSSMDDFDFVDVEGDMESDAGRNVHSKKKDVLEEDLQFSSEDEFDEVPFGTDEQSEHNEMETLELNEVREGGVVLADDDSQQAAEAMVQLGNVGFYMGEQQLLQQDESMDVDPNYDPSDFLLAGLPAREDKANTENNIAQCKQENQQQPLQQEEDVGGDLWF from the exons GGAACGGTACCGGTAGCACCCAATGTACGTTTAGCAACTTCACAAATTACCACACCATTACATATGCAGTCACAAAAAGCTAaagtaaatatgaataaaggaaatcagcagcaacaacaaagagaagaaaattatgatgACACTTGGTACTCTATTTTCCCAgttgaaaatgaagaattagTATATGGGCTTTGGGAAGAAGAAGTTATTTGGGATccagaaaatatgaaaaaaattcctaAACCCAAGATACTTACATTAGATCcaaatgatgaaaatatagTTCTTGGTATCCCCGATGACATTGATCCTGCACTTCTTCATAAAGATAATGGACCCCAACCAAAAGTAAAGATACCACATCCACAtgttaaaaaaagtaaattattattaggtAAAGCTGGAGTAATAAATGTTCTCGAAGAAGAtacacctccaccaccaccgaAATCACCTGACAGGGATccatttaatatatcaaatgataCATATTATATGCCACGATCATCAGAAACAACATTACGCTTAAAAGTTGGAGGTGGTAACTTAATACAACACAGTACACCAGTAGTAGAATTGCGTGCACCTTTTGTTCAAACACATATGGGACCAATGCGTCTTCGAAATTTCCATAGGCCGCCATTGCGAAGATTCAGCCATGGCCCACTTGCACTTCCTGATCCACATAGTGTTCTACCTCTGATcaaacatattaaaaaaaaggcaaaacaaagagagcaagaaagaaTTGCATCTGGTGGTGGTGATGTTTTCTTTATGAGGACACCTGAAGATTTAACAGGAAGGGATGGTGAAATAGTCCTTATTGAATTTTCTGAAGAACATCCACCATTAATGAATCAAGTGGGAATGTgttcaaaagtaaaaaattattacaaaagaaaagcagGAAAAGATCAAGGTCCACAAAAATACAAGTATGGAGAAACAGCTTATGCTCATACCAGTCCATTTCTTGGAATTCTTACGCCTGGTCAAAGCATACAAGctgttgaaaataatatgtacaGGGCACCAATTTATGAACATAAAATTCCTGAAACTGATTTCCTAATTATTAGAACCAGgcaacaatattatataagagaaaTGGATGCACTATTTGTTGCAGGCCAAGAATGTCCTTTATATGAGGTACCAGGACCGAACTCAAAAAGagcaaataattttgtaagaGATTTCTTACAAGtctttatttatagattattttgGAAATCTAGAGATACACCGAGGCGAATTAAAATGGATGATATTAAAAGAGCTTTTCCTTCTCATAGTGAGAGTAGTATTagaaaacgattaaaacttTGTGCCGATTTTAAAAGAACag GAATGGATTCCAATTGGTGGGTAATAAAGCCGGACTTCAGATTACCtacagaagaagaaatcagAGCTATGGTATCTCCGGAACAATGCTGTGCTTATTTCAGTATGATTGCAGCAGAACAAAGATTGAAAGATGCAGGATATGGtgaaaaattcctttttactcctcaagatgatgatgatgaagaaatgCAATTGAAAATGGATGACGAAGTCAAAGTAGCCCCATGGAATACAACGCGTGCATATATCCAAGCTATGAAAGGAAAATGTTTATTGCAGTTAGCTGGTCCAGCTGATCCAACAGGATGTGGTGAAGGTTTTTCATATGTTAGAGTACCAAATAAGCCAACTATCAGTAAA GAAGAACAAGAAGCACAACCGAAAAGAACAGTAACAGGAACAGACGCAGATTTAAGAAgactttcattaaataatgcaAAGGCACTTCTTAGAAAGTTTGGTGTTccagaggaagaaataaaaaagcttTCACGTTGGGAAGTTATAGATGTGGTTAGAACATTATCAACTGAAAAAGCAAAAGCTGGAGAAGAAGGTATGACAAAGTTTTCAAGAGGTAATAGATTTTCTATAGCGGAGCATCAGGAAAGATATAAGGAAGAGTGTCAAAGAATTTTTGATTTACAAAATCGTGTCTTGTCGTCCAATGAGGTTTTAAGTACAGACGAAGGTGAAAGTTCAGAAGAAGACAGTTCTGATATAGAGGAAATGGGTAAGAACATTGAGAATAtgttatctaataaaaaaacgagTACTCAATTATCCCTGGAACGGGAAGAGCAGCAGAGACACGCGTTACGAAAAATGATGATAGATGAAGTCCAGGAACAAGACAAAAAacctaaagagaaaaagagagacgacgAGGAAGACAATAATCCTGTTAATAATTTTGGCACGCAACAAGGAAGATTACTTAAAATTTATCGTACTTTTAGAAAtcacgaaggaaaagaattcaCTAGAGTTGAATTAGTTAGAAAGCCAGCTGTAATAGACACTTatttaaagataagaaattctaaagatgaaacatttattaaacaatttgCTACATTGGATGAAgcacaaaaagaagaaatgaaaagagagaaaagaagaatccaGGAACAATTgagaagaataaaacgaaatcaaGAACGAGAACGTATGCAAGGTGGTTCCATTGGTACAAGCAACACTATCAATCCTATGTTTGATCGTAGTGGCACTAATACTCCTACCACTACATCCTCTACTAGTATCCTTCCATTTTGTAATTACCAATCAACTTCCCCAGCTTCTAAACATCCTAAGCCTGAAATTTCTCCTTCTAAACGTAAAAAACCTAAACTGAAACcagatttaaaattaaaatgcgGCGCTTGTGGTAATGTAGGTCATATGCGAACTAATAAAGCTTGTCCATTGTATCAAAATAATGTAACTACTGCACCAGTTAATGTTGCTATGActgaagaacaagaagaagaaatagagaagcaACTTAATACTGATGATCAAGATCTTGTTAATGTCGATGGAACAAAAGTTAAATTATCatctaaattaattaag cacgcggaagaaatgaaaagacgTACTTTACTTCTAAAAGTTCCAAAGGAAGCAGTgaattcaaagaaaagaagaagagctACTGGAGACGATCATTGTGATTATCTTAAGAGACAACAAAGACCAGCCAATCGTCGTAGAACCGATCCTGTTGTTGTTATGTCAACTATGCTAGAAAGCATTCTAAATGAAATGCGAGATTTACCAGATGTTCAACCATTCCTTTTCCCAGTTAATCCGaag GCTGTTCCTGATTATCATAAAATCATACAAAGACCTATGGATTTACAAACAATACGTGAAAACTTgagattaaagaaatatcaaagcAGGGAAGAATTTTTGGCTGATGTCAATCAAATAGTTGAAAATTCTACACTTTATAATGGACCAAAATCCTCATTAACAGTAGCAGCTAAACGTATGTTAGAAACATGCGTAGATAGACTTGGTGAAAAAGAAGATCGTTTAATGAGACTCGAAAAAGCAATTAATCCTCTTCTTGATGACAATGATCAAGTTGCTCTTACATTTATTTTGGATAGTGTtgtcaataataaattgaaatcgaTGACAGAAGCCTGGCCATTCCTAAAACCtgttaataagaaattagtgaaggattattataatgtaattaaacgTCCAATGGATTTGGAGACAATTTCAAAAAAAGTTTCAG ctCACAAGTATCATAATCGTCATGAATTCGTTAGAGATATTGAACAAATTTTGGAAAATTGTACAATTTATAATGGAAAAGAATCTCCATATACGCATAAAGCTGAATTACTTGTTAAAGTCTGTAAAGAGACCTTAGACGAG TATGACGAGCATTTAACTCAATTAGAAAACAATATATTGTTGGTACAAAAAAGAGCAATGGAGCAAGCAGATATAGATTCTTCATGGCTAGGTCCAGATGAAGAGAATTATACTATCGTAGAGCCTGAATTCAGAGGG AGTCAAACTAGTTCACCAGAAAATCCTTTTGGAAAGTCAAGCATGGATGATTTTGATTTTGTCGATGTGGAAGGTGATATGGAAAGTGATGCTGGTAGAAACGtacattcaaagaaaaaagatgtacTTGAAGAAG atCTACAATTTTCTAGTGAAGATGAATTTGATGAAGTTCCATTTGGAACAGATGAACAATCTGAGCATAATGAAATGGAAACACTTGAATTGAATGAAGTtagagaaggaggagtagTTTTGGCTGATGATGACAGTCAACAAGCTGCAGAAGCAATGGTACAACTAGGGAATGTTGGATTTTATATGGGAGAACAACAATTACTCCAACAAG ATGAGAGTATGGATGTCGATCCAAATTACGATCCATCAGATTTTCTATTGGCTGGATTACCAGCACGAGAAGATAAAGCTAAtactgaaaataatattgcacAATGTAAACAAGAAAATCAACAGCAACCTTTACAACAAGAAGAAGACGTTGGTGGAGATCTTTGGTTTTAA
- the LOC124951968 gene encoding beta-ureidopropionase has translation MYESTIDEILKVHLPDDVLPEINRLLYGRKIKKLDLADWKNDYNLERQGWILNSIVEEQLRPKRIVRVGLIQHSIVLPTTDPIENQRNAIHNKIKEYIDYAATCKVNIICLQEAWPMPFVFCTRERYPWCEFAEDAENGPTNLLLSKLAKEHNMIIISPILERDSANGDTLWNTSVIINIDGKIIGKHRKNHIPRVGDFNESTYYMEGNTGHPVFDTCYGRIAVNICYGRHHPLNWLMFGLNGAEIVFNPSATVGNLSEPLWPIEARCAAIANNYFTCAINRVGTEIFPNKFTSGDGKPSHNDFGQFYGSSYITAPDGTRTPGLSRSNDGILIADLDLNLCRQAKDIWGFRMTQRLDMYANELAKFVQQN, from the exons atgtaCGAATCAActatcgatgaaattttaaaagtgCATTTACCAGATGATGTTTTGCCAGAAATTAATCGTCTTTTGTATGGCCGCAAAATAAa aaaattagatTTAGCAGATTGGAAAAATGACTATAATTTGGAAAGACAAGGTTGGATATTAAATAGTATTGTTGAAGAACAATTACGTCCTAAACGCATTGTACGTGTAGGATTAATCCAACATTCAATCGTTTTACCAACAACAGATCCAatagaaaatcaaagaaatgcaatacataataaaataaaagaatatattgatTATGCAGCTACTTGCaaagttaatataatttgtcTACAAGAAGCTTGgc CTATGCCATTTGTATTTTGtacaagagaaagatatcCATGGTGCGAATTCGCTGAGGATGCTGAAAATGGGccaacaaatttattattatcaaaattagcAAAAGAacataatatgattattatttctccaATTTTGGAAAGAGATAGTGCTAATGGAGATACTTTGTGGAATACatctgttattattaatatagatgGTAAAATTATTGGTAAACATCGAAAAAATCATATACCACGTGTTGGAGATTTCAATGAATCTACGTATTATATGGAAGGAAATACAGGACATCCTGTTTTTGATACTTGTTATGGACGCATTGCTGTTAATATATGTTATGGACGTCATCATCCTTTAAACTGGCTTATGTTTGGATTAAATGGAGCAGag ATTGTCTTCAATCCATCAGCCACTGTTGGTAATTTATCTGAACCTTTATGGCCTATAGAAGCAAGATGTGCTGCAATtgctaataattattttacgtgTGCCATCAATAGAGTTGGGACTGAAATATTTCCCAATAAATTTACGTCGGGTGATGGGAAGCCATCTCATAATGATTTTGGGCAGTTTTATGGTTCCTCTTATATTACTGCACCTGATGGCACACGGACCCCAGGTTTAAGTAGATCTAATGATGGAATACTTATTGCAGATTTGGATCTTAATCTTTGCAGACAAGCAAAAGATATATGGGGATTTAga atgACCCAACGACTGGACATGTATGCTAATGAACTTGCTAAATTCGTCCAACAAAATTGA
- the LOC124951966 gene encoding uncharacterized protein LOC124951966 produces MIQIIQTVNQNQLKDYEPDIIMTYIIKILFHYGETYKIDVCEWKRRRKIRLAQNSYHHLLEVYIPGKTKQIVHAVINTINEDKLWKFETFSLEIINNLMDHGIDGSVVVHTILNLIESIDTNIYDIRIIIKILYEILDSYEWPETNDTITVIERLLNFFYRTIINTNTNTQDTLLFSKKLKKGFEICIRNIIKHLSNDQLLIIVYHMCSWTTQKNMSDNIILGFGSILEYTAYMHQTTLYEKTLTPIIFPLLMQMIASNSKIISLLGNRVIQYLIDRKKNRLNFNTPKIFFDNVDFDLKLSNYYKEDKIFLKIHREILHDSLLKSILNHRTSRMNLETSYCTICIIAIEVPCGFTTAALVCLTMNLQDLILKENNPHSIASYHIHAIVISIMSLLCWIHKAKVFYKYVNKIMMERADWAPHLNPPIQSEYNFAVHHIFWYKPELYFIDWETRYCLWKCFRLQNY; encoded by the coding sequence ATGATCCAAATAATTCAAACTGTCaatcaaaatcaattaaaagatTATGAACCAGACATAATAAtgacatatataattaaaatactttttcattacggagaaacatataaaattgatGTATGTGAATGGAAACGTCGACGAAAAATACGACTTGCACAAAATAGTTATCATCATTTATTGGAAGTATATATTCctggaaaaacaaaacagattGTACATGCTGTCATTAATACAATTAACGAAGATAAATTATGGAAATTTGAGACCTTTTCTttagagataataaataacttaATGGATCATGGCATTGATGGTTCAGTAGTGGTTCATacaatattgaatttaatagaatcaatagatacaaatatatatgacatcagaattattatcaaaattctatatgaaatattagatTCTTACGAATGGCCTGAAACTAATGATACAATAACTGTGATAGAAAgacttttaaatttcttttatagaactataataaatacaaatacaaatacacaggatacattacttttttctaaaaaacttaaaaaaggttttgaaatatgtatcagaaacataattaaacatttatccAATGATCAACTTCTTATCATTGTATATCATATGTGCTCATGGACTACGCAAAAAAATATGagtgataatattatattgggATTCGGTAGTATTTTAGAATATACAGCTTATATGCATCAAACAACTCTGTATGAAAAAACTCTAACACCAATAATATTTCCCTTATTGATGCAAATGATAGCATCCAATAGTAAAATAATCAGTTTATTAGGTAATAGAGTTATACAATATTTgatagatcgaaaaaaaaatagattaaattttaatactcccaaaattttttttgacaatgtagactttgatttaaaattaagcaattattataaagaagacaaaatatttcttaaaattcaTCGTGAAATTTTACATGATAGCCTACTTAAGAGTATTTTGAATCATCGTACATCCCGTATGAATTTAGAAACTAGTTATTGCACAATATGTATCATAGCAATCGAGGTTCCTTGCGGTTTTACAACTGCAGCATTAGTTTGTTTAACTATGAACTTACAAGacttaattttaaaagaaaataacccTCATAGTATAGCATCATATCATATACATGCTATTGTCATATCAATTATGTCTCTTTTATGTTGGATTCATAAGGCTAaagttttttataaatatgtcaataaaattatgatgGAGAGAGCGGACTGGGCTCCACACTTAAATCCACCAATTCAGTCTGAATATAATTTTGCAGTACATCATATTTTTTGGTACAAAccagaattatattttattgattggGAAACGCGATATTGCTTATGGAAATGTTTTCGCCttcaaaattattga